A stretch of DNA from Chelonoidis abingdonii isolate Lonesome George chromosome 8, CheloAbing_2.0, whole genome shotgun sequence:
taataaactgATCCGTTGATTAGCTTGATAAAAAATGACAGAATCCGATAAAGGCTATCTGTTACCTCGATCAGCACCATTACAAACTAGTGACAACTGAAAAGATGTAGTTTAAAATGCCTTGTTTCCCCTTGTAGAATAATATATGTATTTGCAATTTATTATGCCAATCAAGATCTACTGTAAGTCAAAACATGTATGCAGATATTCGCATATTAAAGAGAACGTTTGGAGTTTAAACAGTAACTGTATTTAGTAAATGTCATACAAATCACTATAAACTTCCTCAAGGAACTATTATGGAAGTTTTCTAGAAATAAAGACATTTCTGGAAGTTCCTATGAGGAACAGGATCAGATAAGAAATTCAGTCACACATTGTAGAACGTTGTCTTGTTGCTCTCCAGCTTGGCTGTTTACCCTTCAGCAGAGGAGTAATAAAGTCTCAATTTGTGGGTAATTTAGCTGAAAAATCTATGGGCTTAAATTGAGATCTGGAATTGGAAAGTGAGGCTGGAGAATCTCTGATGGTGACAACTTCAgctggtgaatcacaggaagagCCAGCACTGCTTTGATTGCCATCAAGAGTACCTGAAGTCAGACTGAAAAAAAGGAGAATGTAACAGGAGGATATGGAGCAGCATTTTTTGGGCAATGCATTAATTTAAATAAGCTTATTATTCAACATCTTTAACATATAGATGTGAAACAATAAGCTTTAAACATACACTTAACTGTCTTTTAAAGTGACCTAACTATAGACTCTAATTGCACCTGATTGCCACTAAATAGGGTTTCATGGGACTTACTGCAGCTTGAATTCCAGGAaggaattttacattttaaatgacattaaacaggtcctatggaaaaataaatgaaatactgATTGCTTTAAGATATTAGGAACAGGTATATTGCTAATGCAAAGCAGTCTAATTTCCTCAAAGCAatcatctgcattttaattaaccAAAATGAGATATTCTAATTCTTACTaaatttcagatgtttaaaattCTGGTTTTGATTAGCTATTAAGTCACTTTAAAAGCAAATATTAGTCATCTTCAAACAGtgttatataaaaatacaaagaaatctACAATAATTTTGCTCTCCAGCCAAACCATAATATTTTATCAAGTAGTTAATTCATTCAGCTGACTCAAAGAATTGCTTATACATTAGAAATGGTCAGGCAGTGGaacatatataaataaagaaaTGACAAAGTTTGCAATGAATCATTCAGGAAACTCTATCATCATTTTTATCTTCTATTACAGGAATTCTCAAACTGGGTGCCCTGACAACACCACAACTGCCAGCAGGTTCCGTAGTAATGGCAACTTATACCTCACAATATTTGGTATTAGTAAGGCCCTACTTAACTTGCAATATTGCGGAAATTGCAGATTCCGCTCTATTAGGCTTCTACAGCAATTTTGACAGCTGGAGCTCAATTCCAGGCAGTCGACAGGGAGTCCCCTGGTGGCTGACAgcaaaaaatcatggaaaagtaatGGATTTTATTATTGTAAATAATATGGTCCATTATTATTTTCTATGGCTTGTTCACAACTCAGCCacaattttttgacaatcatcTCAAAATTCAAATAGGTgcttaggtattaggaaaaaaatgcattaaaacatATCTACTGATTACATTTTTTACAGTATATATCATAGCAAAATTATAACTATGTAgggttattactattattttcttctctaaaagaacattcaaaacaaaaatccttcACTCTTTCCTTTAAACCAGATGTTCAGTATAATTTGCTGCATAGTTCATTTTCTGTATCTTAGCACTGTCACAGTTCATATGCAGAGAGATCAGACTAGCATTCACCATACGTAACTAAGAGCAAGAGTAtaaaaaaaagtgacaatttGCATTAATATGCAAAATTAAGAGGCAAATCTTAAGATCTGAAGCTATTTGCTCCAAAATAGCCAATTATTGGAGGTCTAGTCTCAAAACCTGCTTAACTCCCATAAATGATAAGCATATCAATATGAGAACAGAAGTCATTTATCTGTTTTTGATGTCCTTAGATTACAGGCACTGGTACCCAAATATCCAGTTTGTTTGCAATACTTATCTGGATATACTGCAAAAATCCAAGGCTTATTATATATAACACTATTTGACTTCAAGCATGCTCACCCATGCCTGATGTTTAGAAAAAGAGACTGAAAACATCTGAGCAGTTTCTAATGAAAGTTACAAGGCACAGTAATGCTTACCATGCACCAAGGTCTGTCAGATGTGAAGCTTCAGGAGAAAGCATGCTAGTAGTTCCTTGAAAAAATCTCTTTGGTTCATCTTCAGTATCCATTTCACCTTTAACAAAACCATGCAATCAGATTCATACTATGCACTAACAGTTAAAATACAACTCTGTCCTGATTTAGAGGGATCATTAGCATAGCCGCTTTAGATAAACTTCTATCTTAGATCTGACGCAAACGAACATATAGATTGTGACACATTTATACACATTCTTAACATTCAGatgttttcccccttctctaAAATGCATATTAATTTGAATTTTCCAAATACACCTCAAGAATGGGTGGGATACAAGTGCTTTACTATGCCACAGAAAAGACagaaggatccggggaactacaggccagtcatcctcacctcagtccctggaaaaatcatggagcaggtcctcaaggaatcaattctgaagcacttagaggaaaggaaagtgatcagaaacaatcagcatggatttatcgagggcaagtcatgcctgactaacctaattgccttctatgatgatataattggctctgtggatgaggggaaagcggtgacgtgttattccttgacttcagcaaagcctctgatacggtctcccacagtattcttgccagcaagttaaagaagtatgggctagatgaatggactacataaggtggatagaaagctggctagattatctggctcaatgggtagtgatcaacggctccatgtctacgTGGCAGCCGGTATtgagtggagtgccccaagggttggtcctggggccagatttgttcaatatcttcattaatgatctggaggatggcgcagactgcacctcagcaagtttgcagatgacactaaactgggaggagtggtaaatatgctgtagggtagggatagcatacagagagacctagacaaattagaggattggggccAAAGAAATTGAAAAGTTCAAAAGGACAAGTGCTTGCCTAAGCGCTAGAACTCTGGAAGAAtccaatgcactgctacagactactGGACCAAATGTCTAGGCAGctgttctgcagagaaggacctaggggttacagtgaacgagaaggcTGGAATGAGTCGaaggtgtgcccttgttgccaaagaaggctaatggcattgtgggctgtataagtaggggcattgccagcagagaTCAAGGATGGGATGTTCCCCTCTatcgacattggtgaggtctcattgGAATACTGCGTTCCGCTTTTGAGTCCCACACTACATGGACAAGATGTGGgcaaaaattgggaagagtcgcagcagaggacaacaaaattattagggagATGAAGCACCATGACTTATGGGGAGcagttgagggaactgggattggtttagtctggagaagaacgaggggggatttgatagctgctttcagctacctggaaagggggttctaaagaggatggatctagaccaggggtaggcaacctatggcatagtgccaaaggcagcacgtgagctgattttcagtggcactcacgcaacccgggtcctagccactggtgcagggggctctgcattttaatttaatttaaatgaaagcttctcaaacattttagaaaacttATTtgctttacacacaacaatagtttagttatattattatAGACTTCATAAAAGAACGACTTCTAAAACCAttgaaatgtattattggcatgcatAACCTTAATTAGATGTGAAATAACTGAAGACTGGCACAGGCACTGTCTGAAAGTTGCCCGATGCCCTGTCTAGACGTTCTCAGtttgtaccagatgacagagACAAGAGTAAtactcaagttgcagtggaggggTAGTTTAGGCTGTTTATTAGGGAAAAACTTTTCAGTAGGGGGGTTGTGGAAGGCTCTGGAATGGGTCCCTAGGCAGGTGTGGGAaactctttccttagaggtttttaaggtcaggtttgacaaaagccctggctgggatgatttagtggggattggttttgctttgagcagggggctggactagatgacctcctgaggtcccttccaaccctgatattctatgatattaaCTTAAATACAATGAAACACTAACCTCAAAGAATGTTAGTAAAGAGACACAGACAATGACAATTTGAAATGCTCAGTGGATTAAAAGTGTCAACCCCATTAACAGTTATTAATTTGAACATTTACCTACTACAGATACcgatattaaaatatttacctACTTCTTAGTTTCATTAATTGAGTTAGCAAGTGCTTTGAAAGTCAGTGAAAAAGCATCCTCCATTCAAACAGTCTTTAAGTTATTGTACTGAGATCCTCTCAACACCCCCAAAGTAATTTGTAAAACTCCCTCAAtaacaataatttattttctcattgaaatccattttgaaatatGTGCAGTTCAAAAGGGCTGGGATAAATGAGAAGGGAACTTCTGCCAGCAGCAACTTCCAATTCAGAttctctcagagagagagagagagagagatgcagctcAAGACTGTTTCACACACAACCTGGCCCACCACATTCCCTTCCTTCTATGCAACAATACAGCTTGCTTATCAGTACTTTAAACATGACTTAACGTGCCAAAATGTTACTGTTATGGAAGTGAAGGGtgagaaagcttttaaaaacagatgCAATACAACTGTTGAAATGGAGGCTAAGAGAAGCAAGTGTAGGTGTACAGACTGAGCTACACCTTCCAAAACTTAAACAACTTCTAAATAAAACTACAAGATGAGGTGGCTATGCTTTTTCTGGGCATCTGGATGTTGAATTTTGAGGCCTGTATTGAACCAGAATGCAGAGGTTTGTATACCTATAaaagggctcaaaaaagaattagtaaGTTAatgaaggatagatccatcaatgatTATTAGCCAGCATGTGCAGgcatgcaaaaccatgctctaaagtttccctagcctctgtttgccagaagctgggaatgggcgacagggaatggatcacttgatgattacctgttctgttcattccctctgaaacacctggcattggtcactggtggaagacaggatactgggctagatggatctttggtctgacccagtctggcaatTGTTATGTTCAACCCCTGTATGGTTACCAAGAAAACTGTATGCTTGTGATCTTAACTCTACAgcatctctgtgcttcaattAGCTGGGACCTTTCTATAAATGAATGGAAGTGTACCAAGAATTCCTTAATTCCTTTATATTAGAGGTCCCATTGGTGCTTTACCAAACGTGTAATCTTGCATCAGTGGATGGGTAGTAGGACAGAGTAACCACTTTAAATTATAGATTTATTGTATAGTTAATTTTTCAACTATTGTACTTCAACAGCCCAAACGCCCAGCCATTCCTTTATAGCATACCTTTTGCTAAAACTCAATCGTTTCCTAGCAAGTGTCAGTCCAAAACCAGGACTATCAAGAAAGCTATATGAACTATTTAAAAGTTAACAATTAGAAACACATGCTGTACCTTTTCTTTTCATTGGCCCAAGAACACTTGGGCGAATGCAGTGAATAGGACTCTGACTTCTCCTGCTAAAAGAGTATAAACAATATATTGGTAAATTATAACTGGCATAAATAGCATAGAAAACAACTACAAGTGAGGATCAAGCATATTCAGGGCAAGTTGCTCTGTTTAAGAGCAAATCCCAACATAAAGGGAAGTAGACAATAAGACTGGATAGCCCtaacaaaaaaatcttttaaaaaacaacacacacaagaCATGACTGACCCTTAAAAATTTAACCGCAGAACACTATACCAGAAAGCCTGGTTCACATACTGAAGTCTTCAAAAAGCATTCCCAACATTTCCTCTAACACAATCATCTATATGATCACGCAGGTTTCTGTACAATGGGTGCTGTCCTTTGTGAGTCTGAAGATTAGTAGCAGGACTAGTTAGATTCACCATCTGTTTGCATTATGTTGCTGGAAAAAACACTGAGGGCCAAAATATCGCATCTTGCATAGACTGGTGAAGACTGTGAATGACCCAGGAGTTTCAGGACAGAGAGAGCGCCCTGGCCACTGGTCAAGTAACATTAAAAATGCCCAAGGTCCCTGCAGTAACAGTCATTTCTGTCAGAAATACAAGGTCACTTAAAGCAACAGATTTGGCAATTAGGTCCCTTTTCACCTGCACTCAGAACCACACCCTCCGCAGCCCAAACAGTGTCTTTCAGCACCCCAGCCACCCACAAAAGTTATCCTATTTCTGGCAACATTACATTAAATTAAAGTGGGAGAAAGACGGTAATAATAAGCCTCTCTGACAGGCAACCTGTAACACCATGAGGCCATGATCTCTAATTGGGTCCTATAGATGctattataatttaaaaacttaaatGTTTCCTCTTAATACTTTTTACTAATCTACACAGGCTGGTATTGTCCCAGCTTCAAAACCTAGGAATTAATTCACCATCTTTTGATAGAAATTCATTCTACTCTGTATGTGATTATGTGCTAAACAAAACCTATTGAAAAAATCGGATACAGGCTGCATCGTAACCCAGTTTCCTGATGTCGAGAATATATATTTTGGTACTTTATAAACTCTAGAAATTTAAGTTGTATGGATTTACTATGTGAGTTGGAGATCTGAGTCACCAAAAACAGTTTAGATTTACTATGTTTAAGTTAAGTCCTGATATTTCAGATGCCTCAAGTGAACAATCCCTATTAACAGTATGCAGAGTCAGTTTTACAGACTTGTACGTACTTTAAGAATCGTCTTGTTGGACTGGGGCTAGCGCTTGGAGGTAATCCACTGCTACTCACCAAACTTTGCAAAGACGGTGAGAAACATTGCTGAAATCAAAATATATtccaatatttaaatataaacatcaTGCTTCATTCCTACTGcaaaaaactaataaaaattcTCGACATACAAAGAACTAGAGAGACTTGAGGAACACAACTAGGGCCTTAAGAGAATTTTACCATATTAAAACAAGCACGTCATCATTCATCTAAAATGACTATCTGATCTATTTGACTGGGAAGGTATCGCTTTTGGCTAAGTCTTGAAGAAAGTTCTAGAACAATTTAGAGTGATTTCTCATGTATATACAGAGTGCATGCAAGTTGATAGTATTATATTGATCAGAATATGTATGTATCGCTTTACCTTGGAACAAACCAACTGAGTTAGCTCCTAAAAAAACTCCCTTTCCCTCAAAGAAAGGCAGACAAAGAATATGGCTTTTATTTAACACCAATATACCAACAATTTATCAGTAAATATACCTACTTGGTATTGACATTTATGAGATATTCTGTAGGTAAATTCATGGGTTGTACAGCTGTTAGCttgcctttttaatattttagttcCCTGTCTGCAGTGAATGCCCATGCAGAAGTCAGGGATATGGGAAGTTCCATCCCTTGCTGATGTTAGTGCTAAACAAAAATCTAACTATCGGTACTCATGAAGGAAAGCCTCTACCACTTCATTTTTCTTACCTTCCCTATTCCTCTGGTGGGTGAAGGAGCTGGAGAAACTGGGACAAAGTCTATTTGCTTGGGAGAGGATGATTTCTCAAAATCATTGTCACTCTATAAGTATAACAGATCATGTAATTACAGCCAATTGCTTTAATGCAATATTTCATGGGCCAGGCTATACAATATTATACAAAGCATTACTTTGTTGTGGAATGGAACCACATGATGCAAGTCACGCTCACAAATGGCTACATGTAAGAATTTGTTACTATGACTACGTAGGAGACAAATTTCATACTTTTgaggaaacaaaatattaaaacattatGTGCTGATATTAAAGTATCTATaaaacagaaagatatagacATGACTAGAACTACCTTTtgacaaatcaggaaaaaaaactatGTCCCAATAGCTGTAGTGACAGCCATGTGTCATTGAGCCACTGGTGATGTCATACCTTATTAGTACAAAACTTCTTATAAGGCAGCAATAAAAAGTATATTACTAGACAGAAACAATTTGATGTTAAACAGGAAGCCTAATCTGTTTGATTTTCCTCTAAAAGAAATTTAAGATACCATGGACAACAAAATGCAGCAATATGGGATGTTAGAACACTGAAGATAGAAACTCAAATCTAAAGCATGAACACATTACCAGGCTCAAGCTCTCCTCCCATGACTGGCTGATCTGCATCGCTGTTTGCACTTCcctataaagaagaaaaaaaattcatcatCACTGGCCCAGAGACACAAGAATTTAGGTACTCTCACTTGCACACTAACACTCACCGTTCATGTACTGCTTCTCTGTTCATCAAATCCATTCCTTCTtcctaaaaaataataatataatacagaAACAGTTAAGAGTTGGTTTACAGAGCTTTCTTTTGCTAAAATGAGTCAGACAAACTCTTCCTCTTCAGGTCACAATTTGGATGGGAGTCTCACCTCATTCCATACACCATTAGCATACTCAGTGAGTGTGCAACTTGTGCAGAACAGAGCATTTTACTGATGGTTAGTAAACTGTTCCACATTattgaattttttattgtttcttctaAAAAACTAAGAAATTCTACAAAAAAAacttgttaaaatgtattaagatagaaaaacaaagcattttttttaaagaaaaagaaattccaCACATAAAACTTCATTCACTCCCTGTATGTATACATTACAATACTGTTTTTAAATACACAAGCATGTATCATTCCTCAGAATGCATTCAAAGCATAGATTGGATGGTGTgcagtatagggtgaccagatgtgccaATTtcacagggacagtcccaatttttgggtctttttcttatataggctcctatcaccccccaccccattccaatttttcacatttgctgtctggtcaccctagtgcagtGAAACATGGTAGGGATCCACTTATTGAACAGAGGAAGAATAAATATAGGTTAGATGATTCATCCACTGCTCACTGGCATCCTAGGCATTGAATGATGCAGTCTATGTAATTGAAGACTatgaagaagtttttttttttttaaaggcacaaatggaCGCTAAGAGCCTAATACCCATTAATGCCTTTGTCAATCTCCTCCTATAGTAACACGTTTTCAGGGAGTGCAGCTTTAACTCTGAAATATCCTGATTTAACTTTAACCTATTTTTAATGGAGTATTTATATGGAATAATTATTATGACTATGCAACAATATAGGCCTCAAATTCCCAAAAATCAGAAAGCTAGCAAACAGTTACTATACGACCTTCTAGCGTGAAGTTTTAATAGAAATACAGCGTCAAATATGAAGTAACATATATTGTGTCTTCCCTGCACCTCTCTTCCATCCCACTTGTATGTACATATTAACATTAGTCTTTACTATATTAAGAATAAAAGGAGCTTTCCGATGACTTCTTGTCCTTGTCAAAGCTAGTAAATGAATATAAATTacacaataaaaatgaaacaagcagTGCATTTCTTCAGGATTACTATGTGCCTCAAGTGTTTGAGGAGGCAGGAAGCTGGAGATCAAGTACCTTCAATCACTTGCAACATGTACCCTGGAAATATAATGCCTGGAGAGCTAACTTTCTTtcacaaaataagaaaaacaaaagtcaCAAGATTTACAAGCATTTGGAAATCATGTGTTTTCCAAAGTGAGACTTTAAAAGGCAGGCTATCATATGGAACAGCTTtaactaaacatttattttaacagctTAAATTCCTATAACAGAGTTTATACTATTAGAGGTTTCCTTCTGGGAATTTACATTTTATgattcttcctcttcttccaaaAGAAAACCAAGATAACTGTTTTCTGTATTAAATCTAACTGTATTTTGAAACAGGCTTGTATTCAAAACAGAAGTGCATTCTTACTTCACCATTTTAATGAAGTTACTGCATTAATA
This window harbors:
- the LOC116820575 gene encoding P2R1A-PPP2R2A-interacting phosphatase regulator 1-like isoform X1, with product MAQEKMELDLELPAGSAPAPSDVGSLRRSNSAPLIHGLSDNSQVFQANILRTRRNSTTVMNRHSLLVPSSPVRIPSSRLHQIKQEEGMDLMNREAVHEREVQTAMQISQSWEESLSLSDNDFEKSSSPKQIDFVPVSPAPSPTRGIGKQCFSPSLQSLVSSSGLPPSASPSPTRRFLNRRSQSPIHCIRPSVLGPMKRKGEMDTEDEPKRFFQGTTSMLSPEASHLTDLGACLTSGTLDGNQSSAGSSCDSPAEVVTIRDSPASLSNSRSQFKPIDFSAKLPTN
- the LOC116820575 gene encoding P2R1A-PPP2R2A-interacting phosphatase regulator 1-like isoform X2, with amino-acid sequence MAQEKMELDLELPAGSAPAPSDVGSLRRSNSAPLIHGLSDNSQVFQANILRTRRNSTTVMNRHSLLVPSSPVRIPSSRLHQIKQEEGMDLMNREAVHEREVQTAMQISQSWEESLSLSDNDFEKSSSPKQIDFVPVSPAPSPTRGIGKQCFSPSLQSLVSSSGLPPSASPSPTRRFLKRSQSPIHCIRPSVLGPMKRKGEMDTEDEPKRFFQGTTSMLSPEASHLTDLGACLTSGTLDGNQSSAGSSCDSPAEVVTIRDSPASLSNSRSQFKPIDFSAKLPTN
- the LOC116820575 gene encoding P2R1A-PPP2R2A-interacting phosphatase regulator 1-like isoform X3 yields the protein MAQEKMELDLELPAGSAPAPSDVGSLRRSNSAPLIHGLSDNSQVFQANILRTRRNSTTVMNRHSLEEGMDLMNREAVHEREVQTAMQISQSWEESLSLSDNDFEKSSSPKQIDFVPVSPAPSPTRGIGKQCFSPSLQSLVSSSGLPPSASPSPTRRFLNRRSQSPIHCIRPSVLGPMKRKGEMDTEDEPKRFFQGTTSMLSPEASHLTDLGACLTSGTLDGNQSSAGSSCDSPAEVVTIRDSPASLSNSRSQFKPIDFSAKLPTN
- the LOC116820575 gene encoding P2R1A-PPP2R2A-interacting phosphatase regulator 1-like isoform X4 codes for the protein MAQEKMELDLELPAGSAPAPSDVGSLRRSNSAPLIHGLSDNSQVFQANILRTRRNSTTVMNRHSLLVPSSPVRIPSSRLHQIKQEEGMDLMNREAVHEREVQTAMQISQSWEESLSLQCFSPSLQSLVSSSGLPPSASPSPTRRFLNRRSQSPIHCIRPSVLGPMKRKGEMDTEDEPKRFFQGTTSMLSPEASHLTDLGACLTSGTLDGNQSSAGSSCDSPAEVVTIRDSPASLSNSRSQFKPIDFSAKLPTN